One stretch of Streptomyces agglomeratus DNA includes these proteins:
- a CDS encoding uridine kinase family protein, with protein MERLDQLARSLLALPPSCGPVRLIAVDGHAGSGKSTFAGRLAAALGGAPVLHLDDLATHDELFEWTGRLREQVTGPLSRGECARYAPYDWTLRRFGPARPLEPAPVVLIEGVGAGRAAVRPDLARLLWMDLGARESWARGRHRDGPAQAGFWDGWTAAETRHFATDPSRPYADLLVRQCLKGYEWREGTSATALPNHSVTVSDHQAPPPGTA; from the coding sequence GTGGAACGCCTCGATCAGCTCGCCCGGTCCCTGCTCGCGCTGCCGCCCTCCTGCGGTCCTGTACGGCTGATCGCCGTCGACGGGCACGCCGGCTCCGGCAAGAGCACCTTCGCGGGGCGGCTCGCGGCCGCGCTGGGCGGGGCGCCCGTACTGCATCTCGACGATCTGGCGACCCACGACGAGCTCTTCGAGTGGACCGGACGGCTGCGGGAGCAGGTGACGGGTCCGCTCTCGCGCGGCGAGTGCGCGCGGTACGCGCCGTACGACTGGACGCTGCGGCGCTTCGGCCCCGCCCGCCCGCTGGAGCCGGCGCCCGTCGTGCTGATCGAGGGGGTCGGGGCCGGGCGGGCCGCCGTACGGCCTGATCTCGCGCGGCTGCTCTGGATGGACCTCGGAGCCCGGGAGTCGTGGGCGCGCGGGCGGCATCGGGACGGGCCGGCCCAGGCCGGCTTCTGGGACGGATGGACGGCGGCGGAGACGCGCCACTTCGCCACGGACCCCTCACGGCCGTACGCCGATCTACTGGTGCGGCAGTGCCTGAAGGGGTACGAGTGGCGCGAAGGAACTTCCGCGACAGCGTTGCCGAACCACTCCGTCACGGTGAGTGACCACCAGGCCCCACCCCCGGGAACGGCCTGA
- a CDS encoding peptidase C39 family protein, whose protein sequence is MTGPTSRRTVLTAAIAAALGAAAASTAPAAAVATGAATSRLVDNRFWYSAADWRSGAAAGTRMLAGRRPGLVIGTPSGRTDYTDPHTGTTSTWESATWTSPVHRCGVPATEVIASWNARTPPGTWLAVELRGTYSDGTTTPWYVMGRWAAGDADIKRTSVDDQTDGRSTVWTDTFAMNSSAGALRLASYRLRLTLHRKPGTDLTPTVWRLGAMASDIPDRFTVPASQPRVARELVVPRYSQNTHIGQYPEYDNGGEAWCSPTSSQMIIEYWGRGPTAEDLAWVDPQFADPQVCHAARFTFDHQYSGCGNWPFNAAYAATYKDMSAVVTRLHSLTELETLIRAGIPAITSQSFLKEELTGAGYGTAGHLMTVIGFTPDGDVIANDPASPDNEAVRRVYRRREWENIWLRTKRYNASGKVVSGTGGVCYLYWPARPTAAQERALAAVGVR, encoded by the coding sequence ATGACCGGACCCACCTCCCGCCGCACCGTCCTGACCGCGGCGATCGCCGCGGCACTCGGCGCCGCCGCGGCGTCCACGGCCCCGGCCGCCGCCGTCGCCACCGGCGCTGCCACCTCACGCCTCGTCGACAACCGCTTCTGGTACTCCGCCGCGGACTGGCGCTCCGGCGCGGCGGCCGGCACCAGGATGCTCGCGGGCCGCAGACCGGGACTGGTCATCGGGACGCCGTCGGGCCGCACCGACTACACCGACCCGCACACCGGCACCACCTCCACCTGGGAGAGCGCCACCTGGACGTCCCCGGTCCACCGCTGCGGCGTCCCCGCGACCGAGGTCATCGCCTCCTGGAACGCCCGCACCCCACCCGGCACCTGGCTCGCGGTCGAACTGCGCGGCACCTACTCGGACGGCACCACGACGCCCTGGTACGTCATGGGCCGCTGGGCGGCGGGCGACGCCGACATCAAGCGCACCTCGGTGGACGACCAGACCGACGGCCGCAGCACCGTCTGGACCGACACGTTCGCCATGAACAGCTCGGCCGGCGCCCTGCGGCTGGCTTCGTACCGCCTCAGACTGACGCTGCACCGCAAGCCGGGCACCGACCTGACGCCGACGGTGTGGCGCCTGGGAGCGATGGCGTCCGACATCCCGGACCGCTTCACCGTCCCCGCCTCCCAGCCCCGCGTCGCCCGTGAGCTCGTGGTCCCGCGCTACTCGCAAAACACCCACATCGGCCAGTACCCGGAGTACGACAACGGCGGTGAGGCGTGGTGCAGCCCCACCTCCTCGCAGATGATCATCGAGTACTGGGGGCGCGGGCCCACCGCCGAGGACCTGGCCTGGGTCGATCCGCAGTTCGCGGACCCACAGGTCTGCCACGCGGCGCGCTTCACCTTCGACCACCAGTACTCCGGCTGCGGCAACTGGCCCTTCAACGCCGCTTATGCCGCGACGTACAAGGACATGAGCGCGGTCGTCACCCGCCTCCACTCGCTCACCGAGCTGGAGACCCTGATCCGCGCGGGCATCCCCGCCATAACGTCGCAGTCCTTCCTCAAGGAGGAGCTGACGGGCGCGGGGTACGGGACGGCGGGCCACCTGATGACCGTCATCGGCTTCACACCCGACGGAGACGTGATCGCGAACGACCCCGCCTCGCCCGACAACGAAGCCGTACGCCGCGTCTACAGGCGCCGCGAGTGGGAAAATATCTGGCTCCGTACGAAGCGCTACAACGCGAGCGGGAAAGTGGTGTCCGGCACAGGTGGTGTCTGCTACCTCTACTGGCCCGCCCGCCCCACGGCCGCCCAGGAGCGGGCTCTCGCGGCCGTCGGCGTCCGCTGA
- a CDS encoding SCO1431 family membrane protein produces MTATTAAITRAGLAAAGTRDRTGGPDEDGPRLLEHLMGWTLVVVLAMFVTRAGLM; encoded by the coding sequence ATGACCGCGACCACCGCCGCCATCACCCGCGCCGGCCTCGCCGCCGCCGGAACCAGGGACCGCACCGGCGGCCCCGACGAGGACGGACCCCGCCTGCTGGAGCACCTCATGGGCTGGACCCTCGTCGTGGTCCTGGCCATGTTCGTCACCCGGGCCGGGCTCATGTAG
- a CDS encoding DUF6114 domain-containing protein, whose translation MTRRSDRERPAERLPGPDLRRRLRAWRRTRPFWGGLLLMLGGTELLLVPLSPLTVLVSLGLGGLAAIGIGLALIAAGLFLWFLPHTRHYVSVHALLLSVLSFAATNLGGFVVGTVLGIAGSAMGFGWTPVQQERREDPDTPSPLRDGQGPRTLAAALPVVLLAALAQSPVQKAPGPGPVVAARTPPTVTTTLFAPHGFLIAGVREVPTADGPVKAMVLRMRSASLTDYRLRTRDGRDELALRADTLDLRGDVTLYLTKFSGCLEGILCLTFTPDGLPVPPVVPPFVFMTDVSAEQALVTSDVIVTDGLTLEAS comes from the coding sequence CTGACCCGCCGCTCGGACCGGGAGCGGCCGGCGGAGCGGCTGCCCGGCCCGGACCTGCGGCGCAGGCTGCGGGCCTGGCGGCGGACCCGCCCGTTCTGGGGCGGGCTGCTGCTGATGCTCGGCGGCACCGAACTGCTGCTGGTGCCCCTGTCCCCGCTGACCGTCCTGGTCAGCCTCGGGCTCGGCGGGCTCGCGGCCATCGGCATCGGGCTCGCGCTGATCGCGGCGGGCCTGTTCCTGTGGTTCCTGCCGCACACCCGCCACTACGTGAGCGTCCACGCGCTGCTGCTGTCCGTCCTGTCCTTCGCCGCGACCAATCTCGGCGGCTTCGTCGTCGGGACGGTGCTGGGCATCGCGGGCAGCGCGATGGGCTTCGGCTGGACGCCCGTACAGCAGGAGCGGCGGGAGGATCCGGACACGCCCTCGCCGTTGCGCGACGGTCAGGGGCCTCGGACGCTCGCGGCCGCGCTGCCGGTCGTACTGCTGGCGGCGCTCGCCCAGAGCCCGGTGCAGAAGGCGCCCGGGCCGGGGCCCGTCGTCGCGGCGCGTACGCCGCCGACCGTGACCACCACGCTGTTCGCGCCGCACGGGTTCCTGATCGCCGGTGTACGGGAGGTGCCGACCGCCGACGGGCCCGTGAAGGCGATGGTGCTCAGGATGCGGTCGGCCTCCCTCACCGACTACCGGCTCAGGACCCGCGACGGCCGGGACGAACTGGCCCTGCGGGCCGACACCCTCGACCTGCGCGGTGATGTGACGCTCTACCTCACCAAGTTCAGCGGCTGTCTGGAGGGCATCCTCTGTCTCACCTTCACCCCGGACGGCCTGCCGGTGCCGCCGGTGGTGCCGCCGTTCGTCTTCATGACCGATGTCAGCGCCGAACAGGCGCTGGTCACCTCGGACGTGATCGTCACGGACGGGCTGACCCTGGAGGCGTCGTGA
- a CDS encoding DUF6230 family protein: MASLMGQGALAASFAVSGTSFQVASGKLTSQGLSSYVQTDRSADGKGHPVALLGIGDARLSDICQAAEVATPVGKVVFKLTAGGEAGEVTASSLVIDAEDLVGDARFGTAQIGRDASTLDQVPGIKGGAGKFGLQAGDIEVAGVRSHAWSATGGNFRLKGLSIDVSLDGEKCF, translated from the coding sequence ATGGCGTCGCTGATGGGCCAGGGAGCACTGGCCGCGTCGTTCGCCGTGTCGGGGACGAGTTTCCAGGTGGCCTCGGGAAAGCTGACGAGCCAGGGGCTGTCCAGTTACGTACAGACGGACCGCTCGGCGGACGGCAAGGGCCATCCGGTCGCCCTCCTCGGCATCGGAGACGCGAGGCTCAGCGACATCTGTCAGGCCGCCGAAGTCGCGACCCCGGTCGGCAAGGTCGTCTTCAAGCTCACGGCGGGCGGTGAGGCCGGTGAGGTGACGGCCAGCAGCCTCGTCATCGACGCCGAGGACCTGGTCGGCGACGCCCGCTTCGGCACGGCGCAGATCGGCCGGGACGCCTCGACCCTGGACCAGGTGCCCGGGATCAAGGGCGGGGCCGGGAAGTTCGGGCTCCAGGCCGGGGACATCGAGGTCGCGGGCGTCAGGTCGCACGCCTGGTCGGCGACCGGCGGGAACTTCCGGCTGAAGGGGCTCAGCATCGACGTGAGCCTGGACGGCGAGAAGTGTTTCTGA
- a CDS encoding TetR/AcrR family transcriptional regulator: protein MNISQQRGSSERSQVRRAELIATGRKLFADTSYDALSMDDIARHAGVAKGLIYYYFKSKRGYYLAIVEDSLAGLVARPAGERDLPAAERLRRTIDGYLRYAQHHQAAYRTIVTGGVGFDTEVQAVRDAVREELIATIAEGAYGRRDIPPTARLALVGWMAGVEGVTLEWLGHQEPDRDAVRELLTRLLRATLRTIEELEPSCPAPSGTP from the coding sequence TTGAATATTAGTCAACAGCGTGGTTCCAGCGAGCGATCGCAGGTGCGCCGCGCCGAACTCATCGCGACCGGGCGCAAGTTGTTCGCCGACACGTCGTACGACGCGCTGTCGATGGACGACATCGCGCGGCACGCGGGCGTGGCCAAGGGCTTGATCTACTACTACTTCAAGAGCAAACGCGGCTACTACCTCGCCATCGTCGAGGACTCGCTCGCCGGACTCGTCGCACGGCCGGCCGGCGAGCGGGACCTGCCGGCCGCCGAGCGCCTGAGGCGCACCATCGACGGATACCTGCGCTACGCCCAGCACCACCAGGCCGCGTACCGCACGATCGTCACCGGCGGCGTCGGCTTCGACACCGAGGTGCAGGCCGTCCGGGACGCGGTCCGCGAGGAGCTGATCGCCACCATCGCGGAGGGCGCGTACGGCCGCCGCGACATCCCGCCGACCGCCCGGTTGGCCCTGGTCGGCTGGATGGCCGGCGTCGAAGGGGTGACGCTGGAATGGCTGGGTCACCAGGAGCCCGACCGCGACGCCGTGCGCGAGCTGCTCACCAGGCTGCTGCGTGCGACGCTCCGTACGATCGAGGAACTGGAGCCGAGCTGCCCCGCGCCGTCCGGCACCCCGTGA
- a CDS encoding acyl-CoA dehydrogenase family protein, translating into MPDRAPQPVERQLPTEESRDLLALVRDMIQREIAPRAAAEEDAGHFPREIFALLSESGLLGLPYDAEYGGGDQPYEVYLQVLEELAAARLTVGLGVSVHSLACHALAGYGTKEQQAAHLPAMLGGGLLGAYCLSEPASGSDAASLRTKAVRDGDDWVITGTKAWITHGGVADFYTVLARTGGEGARGITAFLVPGDAEGLNAAAPEKKMGMKGSPTAQLNFDGVRVPDSRRVGEEGQGFAIALSALDSGRLGIAACAIGVAQAALEEAASYATGRQQFGRPIADFQGLRFMLADMATQIEAGRSLYLAAARLRDAGRPFSREAAMAKLFCTDAAMRVTTDAVQVLGGYGYTLDFPVERYMREAKVLQIVEGTNQIQRMVIARRLLGPETR; encoded by the coding sequence ATGCCCGACCGCGCCCCGCAGCCGGTGGAACGTCAGCTGCCCACCGAGGAGTCCCGGGATCTGCTCGCGCTCGTGCGCGACATGATCCAGCGGGAGATAGCCCCCCGGGCCGCAGCCGAGGAGGACGCCGGGCACTTCCCGCGCGAGATCTTCGCGCTGCTCTCCGAATCCGGTCTGCTCGGTCTGCCGTACGACGCCGAGTACGGCGGCGGAGACCAGCCGTACGAGGTCTACCTCCAGGTACTCGAAGAGCTCGCCGCCGCCCGCCTCACGGTCGGCCTCGGCGTCAGCGTCCACAGCCTCGCCTGCCACGCCCTGGCGGGCTACGGCACCAAGGAGCAGCAGGCCGCGCATCTGCCCGCGATGCTCGGCGGCGGCCTCCTCGGCGCCTACTGCCTCTCGGAGCCCGCCTCCGGGTCCGACGCGGCCTCGCTGCGCACCAAGGCCGTGCGCGACGGCGACGACTGGGTGATCACCGGTACCAAGGCTTGGATCACCCACGGCGGCGTCGCCGACTTCTACACCGTCCTCGCCCGTACGGGCGGTGAGGGCGCCCGGGGCATCACGGCCTTCCTGGTGCCCGGAGACGCGGAGGGGCTGAACGCCGCGGCGCCCGAGAAGAAGATGGGCATGAAGGGCTCGCCCACGGCCCAGCTCAACTTCGACGGCGTACGGGTCCCGGACTCCCGCCGCGTCGGCGAGGAAGGGCAGGGCTTCGCGATCGCGCTGTCCGCGCTCGACTCCGGCCGCCTCGGGATCGCGGCCTGCGCGATCGGCGTCGCCCAGGCGGCCCTGGAGGAGGCCGCCTCGTACGCCACCGGGCGGCAGCAGTTCGGCCGTCCGATCGCCGATTTCCAGGGCCTGCGCTTCATGCTCGCCGACATGGCCACCCAGATCGAGGCCGGCCGGTCGCTGTACCTGGCGGCGGCGCGCCTGCGGGACGCCGGGCGGCCGTTCTCGCGGGAAGCCGCGATGGCGAAGCTCTTCTGCACGGACGCGGCGATGCGCGTGACGACCGACGCCGTCCAGGTGCTCGGCGGCTACGGCTACACACTGGACTTCCCCGTCGAGCGCTACATGCGCGAGGCGAAGGTGCTCCAGATCGTCGAGGGTACGAACCAGATTCAGCGCATGGTCATCGCCCGCCGTCTCCTGGGTCCCGAGACGCGCTGA
- a CDS encoding phosphotransferase family protein, whose amino-acid sequence MATAPRPRTTTRDPKDLARRLTAWLGARLPGARVAGVDAPASNGMSSETLLFDLYHPAAPVSACALRLAADPAAYSVFPVYDMARQHRVMSLVAAHTDVPVPRVLWLEEDPGPLGAPFFVMERAEGRVPPDVMPYTYEGNWLHAASDAERARLQDATLRVLARLHDQFPAKDAEFLMAPGPGSPLRRHVEAQRAYYDWVVDGVARSPLIESAFDWLEAHWPDDTGPSVLSWGDARIGNIVYDGFEPAAVLDWEMASCGPRELDLAWTVYLHRFFQDLTVGFGQSGLPDFLRRDAVERRYAELTGHTPRDMEFHTLYAALRHAVVMLRIAYRQVHFGEVRVPEDPDTMILHRASLEAMVNGTYWEVP is encoded by the coding sequence ATGGCAACCGCACCCCGCCCCCGCACGACCACCCGCGACCCCAAGGATCTGGCCCGGCGCCTCACCGCCTGGCTCGGCGCCCGGCTGCCCGGCGCGCGCGTCGCCGGCGTCGACGCGCCCGCCTCCAACGGCATGTCCAGCGAGACGCTGCTGTTCGACCTTTACCACCCGGCCGCGCCGGTGTCCGCCTGCGCCCTGAGACTGGCCGCGGACCCCGCCGCGTACAGCGTGTTCCCCGTCTACGACATGGCCCGCCAGCACCGCGTCATGAGCCTGGTCGCCGCGCACACCGATGTGCCGGTGCCGCGCGTGCTGTGGCTGGAGGAGGACCCGGGGCCGCTCGGAGCACCCTTCTTCGTCATGGAGCGCGCCGAGGGCCGCGTCCCGCCCGACGTCATGCCCTATACGTACGAGGGCAATTGGCTGCACGCCGCATCCGACGCCGAACGCGCGCGGCTCCAGGACGCGACGCTGCGCGTCCTCGCGCGCCTGCACGACCAGTTCCCGGCGAAGGATGCGGAGTTCCTGATGGCGCCGGGCCCCGGCAGCCCGCTGCGCCGCCACGTCGAGGCCCAACGGGCGTACTACGACTGGGTGGTGGACGGCGTCGCCCGCTCCCCGCTCATCGAGTCCGCCTTCGACTGGCTGGAGGCGCACTGGCCCGACGACACCGGTCCGTCCGTGCTGAGCTGGGGCGACGCCCGGATCGGCAACATCGTCTACGACGGCTTCGAGCCCGCCGCCGTACTCGACTGGGAGATGGCGTCCTGCGGGCCGCGCGAACTCGACCTGGCCTGGACGGTGTACCTGCACCGCTTCTTCCAGGACCTCACGGTGGGATTCGGCCAGAGCGGCCTGCCGGATTTCCTGCGGCGCGACGCCGTCGAGCGGCGGTACGCCGAACTCACCGGCCACACACCGCGGGACATGGAGTTCCACACGCTGTACGCCGCCCTGCGGCACGCCGTCGTGATGCTGCGCATCGCCTACCGGCAGGTGCACTTCGGCGAGGTCCGGGTCCCTGAGGACCCGGACACCATGATCCTGCACCGGGCGTCGCTGGAGGCGATGGTGAACGGGACGTACTGGGAGGTGCCCTGA
- a CDS encoding Lrp/AsnC family transcriptional regulator — protein MEELDRQIVDLLVKDGRMSYTDLGKATGLSTSAVHQRVRRLEQRGVIRGYAAVVDPEAVGLPLTAFISVKPFDPSAPDDISERLSGVPEIEACHSVAGDENYILKVRVATPLELEHLLTRIRSLAGVSTRTTVVLSTPYEARPPQV, from the coding sequence ATGGAGGAGCTGGATCGTCAGATCGTGGATTTGCTCGTCAAGGACGGGCGGATGAGCTACACCGACCTGGGCAAGGCCACTGGCCTGTCCACCTCGGCCGTGCACCAGCGCGTGCGCAGGCTGGAGCAGCGGGGGGTCATCCGCGGGTACGCCGCCGTTGTCGACCCCGAGGCCGTCGGGCTGCCGCTCACCGCGTTCATCTCGGTGAAACCGTTCGACCCCAGCGCCCCCGACGACATCTCGGAACGGCTCTCGGGCGTGCCCGAGATCGAGGCGTGCCACAGCGTGGCGGGCGACGAGAACTACATCCTCAAGGTGCGCGTCGCCACCCCGCTGGAACTGGAGCATCTGCTGACCCGGATCCGTTCCCTGGCCGGCGTGTCCACACGTACCACCGTGGTCCTGTCGACCCCGTACGAAGCCAGGCCGCCGCAGGTCTGA
- a CDS encoding amidohydrolase, whose translation MTEHNTAAPQADHRTVLLRGGEVHSPADPFATAMVVERGHVAWVGSEGAADAFAQGVDEVIDLEGALVTPAFTDAHVHTTSTGLALTGLDLSAASSLAAALDLVRAHAAAAPAGRILLGHGWDATRWPEQRPPTRAELDEAAGGRPLYLPRIDVHSAVVTTALLDLVPGVTGLTGYHRDAPLTAAAHHAVRAAAHGAVTPRQRAEAQRAALAHAASLGIGTVHECAGPDISDEDDFTGLLKLAAGEPGPRVFGYWAEQVTGAKDAERVRELGAVGAAGDLFVDGSLGSHTACLHAPYADAPHTGTAYLDTAAVAAHVAACTEAGLQAGFHAIGDAALTSVVDGVRAAAGKVGLARIRAARHRVEHAEMLTPDTVAAFAELGLTASVQPAFDAAWGGEEGMYARRLGAERARTLNPYAAMLRAGVPLAFGSDSPVTPLDPWGTVRAAAFHRTPGHRISVRAAFTAHTRGGWRAVGRDDAGTLVPGAPADYAVWRADELVVQAPDDRVARWSTDPRSGTPGLPDLTPGAGLPVCLRTVVRGQTVYVRPNE comes from the coding sequence ATGACCGAGCACAACACTGCCGCCCCCCAGGCCGACCACCGCACCGTGCTGCTGCGCGGCGGGGAGGTCCACAGCCCCGCCGACCCCTTCGCCACCGCGATGGTCGTCGAGCGCGGACATGTGGCCTGGGTGGGCTCCGAAGGGGCGGCCGACGCCTTCGCGCAGGGCGTCGACGAGGTGATCGACCTCGAAGGAGCTCTGGTCACCCCCGCGTTCACGGACGCACACGTGCACACCACGTCCACCGGCCTCGCGCTCACCGGCCTGGACCTCTCCGCCGCGAGCAGCCTCGCCGCCGCCCTGGACCTCGTCCGGGCGCACGCCGCGGCGGCCCCGGCGGGCCGGATCCTCCTCGGCCACGGCTGGGACGCCACCCGCTGGCCCGAGCAGCGGCCCCCGACCCGCGCCGAACTCGACGAGGCGGCCGGCGGCCGGCCGCTGTACCTGCCCCGGATCGACGTCCACTCGGCCGTCGTCACCACCGCCCTCCTCGACCTGGTCCCCGGCGTCACCGGCCTGACGGGTTACCACCGGGACGCCCCCCTGACCGCCGCCGCCCATCACGCCGTACGCGCGGCGGCGCACGGCGCGGTCACACCGCGGCAGCGCGCCGAGGCGCAGCGCGCGGCGCTCGCCCACGCGGCCTCCCTCGGCATCGGGACGGTCCACGAGTGCGCGGGCCCGGACATCTCCGACGAGGACGACTTCACCGGCCTGCTGAAGCTGGCTGCCGGGGAACCCGGCCCGCGCGTCTTCGGCTACTGGGCCGAGCAGGTCACAGGTGCGAAGGACGCCGAACGCGTGCGCGAACTCGGTGCGGTCGGCGCCGCCGGCGACCTCTTCGTCGACGGGTCCCTCGGCTCGCACACCGCCTGCCTGCACGCTCCCTACGCCGACGCCCCGCACACCGGCACCGCGTACCTCGACACGGCCGCCGTCGCCGCCCACGTCGCCGCCTGCACCGAGGCCGGGCTCCAGGCGGGCTTCCACGCCATCGGCGACGCCGCACTCACCTCCGTCGTCGACGGGGTGCGCGCCGCGGCCGGGAAGGTCGGCCTCGCCCGGATCCGCGCCGCCCGCCACCGCGTCGAGCACGCCGAGATGCTCACCCCGGACACCGTCGCCGCCTTCGCCGAGCTCGGCCTCACTGCCTCCGTACAGCCCGCCTTCGACGCCGCGTGGGGCGGCGAGGAGGGGATGTACGCCCGGCGCCTGGGCGCCGAGCGGGCCCGTACGCTCAACCCGTACGCCGCGATGCTCCGTGCCGGGGTGCCGCTGGCCTTCGGCTCCGACAGCCCCGTCACCCCGCTCGACCCGTGGGGCACGGTCCGCGCCGCCGCCTTCCACCGCACCCCCGGGCACCGCATCTCCGTACGCGCCGCCTTCACCGCCCACACGCGCGGGGGCTGGCGCGCCGTCGGACGCGACGACGCGGGCACCCTGGTCCCGGGCGCCCCCGCCGACTACGCGGTCTGGCGGGCCGACGAGCTGGTGGTGCAGGCGCCGGACGACCGCGTCGCCCGCTGGTCGACCGACCCCCGCTCGGGTACGCCCGGTCTGCCGGACCTCACGCCCGGCGCCGGACTCCCCGTCTGCCTGCGCACCGTGGTCCGGGGACAAACGGTGTATGTGAGGCCGAACGAGTGA
- a CDS encoding polyprenol monophosphomannose synthase: MNDGGQRRYGPLGRALVIIPTYNEAENIKPIVSRVRAAVPDAHVLVADDNSPDGTGKIADEIAAVDDQVHVLHRKGKEGLGAAYLAGFRWGIEHDYGVLVEMDADGSHQPEELPRLLTALKGADLVLGSRWVPGGRVVNWPKHREVLSRGGSTYSRVLLGVPIRDVTGGFRAFRAQTLEGLGLEDVASQGYCFQVDLARRAVEAGYNVVEVPITFVERELGDSKMSRDIVVEALWRVTAWGVGSRANKLLGRKPS, translated from the coding sequence GTGAACGACGGCGGTCAGAGGCGTTACGGCCCGCTCGGCAGAGCCTTGGTGATCATTCCCACCTACAACGAGGCCGAGAACATCAAGCCGATCGTCTCCCGGGTGCGTGCCGCCGTGCCCGACGCGCACGTCCTGGTCGCCGACGACAACAGCCCCGACGGCACGGGCAAGATCGCCGACGAGATCGCGGCCGTGGACGACCAGGTCCACGTCCTGCACCGCAAGGGCAAGGAAGGGCTGGGCGCGGCCTACCTGGCCGGCTTCCGCTGGGGCATCGAGCACGACTACGGCGTACTCGTGGAAATGGACGCCGACGGCTCGCACCAGCCCGAGGAGCTGCCCCGCCTGCTCACCGCGCTTAAGGGCGCCGACCTGGTGCTCGGCTCGCGCTGGGTGCCGGGCGGACGCGTCGTCAACTGGCCCAAGCACCGCGAGGTGCTCTCGCGCGGCGGCAGCACGTACTCGCGGGTGCTGCTCGGGGTGCCGATCCGCGACGTCACGGGCGGCTTCCGGGCCTTCCGGGCGCAGACGCTCGAAGGGCTGGGCCTCGAAGACGTCGCCTCCCAGGGGTACTGCTTCCAGGTCGACCTGGCCCGCCGCGCGGTCGAGGCCGGGTACAACGTCGTCGAGGTACCCATCACCTTCGTCGAGCGGGAGCTGGGCGACAGCAAGATGAGCCGGGACATCGTCGTCGAGGCGCTGTGGCGCGTGACGGCCTGGGGCGTCGGCTCCCGGGCGAACAAGCTGCTGGGGCGCAAGCCCTCCTGA
- the fxsA gene encoding FxsA family membrane protein, whose protein sequence is MTTGAPPPTVPKRSRARTLVPLGVVAWLVLEIWLLNVVAGAAGGFTVFLLLLAGVVLGAVVTKRAGRRAFQNLTETLRRQQAGETPDQRRGSSGNGFLMLGGLLLMLPGMVSDVAGLLLLVPPVRSFLGRRAERSLERRISAARAGGLGDAFQQARIHRPDGKVVQGEVIRQDGAPAPRRDDDGPRPPLTP, encoded by the coding sequence ATGACGACCGGCGCACCGCCCCCGACAGTTCCCAAGCGCTCGCGCGCCCGCACTCTCGTACCGCTCGGCGTCGTCGCCTGGCTGGTGCTCGAGATCTGGCTGCTGAACGTGGTGGCCGGAGCCGCCGGAGGCTTCACTGTCTTCCTGCTGCTGCTCGCGGGCGTCGTGCTCGGCGCCGTGGTCACCAAGCGTGCGGGCCGGCGCGCGTTCCAGAACCTCACCGAGACGCTCCGGCGCCAGCAGGCGGGCGAGACGCCCGACCAGCGCCGGGGGAGCAGCGGCAACGGCTTCCTGATGCTGGGCGGCCTGCTGCTGATGCTGCCTGGGATGGTCTCCGACGTGGCGGGGCTGCTGCTGCTCGTACCGCCCGTGCGGTCGTTCCTTGGAAGGCGCGCCGAGCGTTCCCTGGAACGCCGGATCAGCGCCGCCCGCGCCGGCGGCTTGGGCGACGCCTTCCAGCAGGCTCGTATTCACCGGCCGGACGGCAAGGTCGTACAGGGTGAGGTCATCAGGCAGGACGGGGCGCCCGCGCCCCGGCGCGACGACGACGGCCCGCGTCCGCCACTGACCCCCTGA
- a CDS encoding RNA polymerase-binding protein RbpA — protein MSERALRGTRLVVTSYETDRGIDLAPRQAVEYACPNGHRFEMPFSVEAEIPPEWECKACGATALLVDGDGPEEKKGKPARTHWDMLMERRTREELEEVLAERLAVLRSGAMNIAVHPRDSRKSA, from the coding sequence ATGAGTGAGCGAGCTCTCCGCGGCACGCGACTCGTGGTTACAAGCTACGAGACCGACCGCGGCATCGATCTGGCCCCGCGCCAGGCGGTGGAGTACGCATGCCCGAACGGACATCGATTTGAGATGCCGTTCTCGGTAGAGGCAGAAATCCCGCCGGAGTGGGAGTGCAAGGCGTGCGGCGCCACGGCACTCCTGGTGGACGGCGACGGGCCTGAGGAGAAGAAGGGCAAGCCCGCGCGTACGCACTGGGACATGCTCATGGAACGGCGCACCCGCGAGGAGCTCGAAGAGGTCCTGGCCGAAAGGCTTGCGGTACTGCGATCCGGCGCCATGAACATCGCGGTGCATCCGCGGGACAGCCGCAAGTCCGCGTAA